A single Drechmeria coniospora strain ARSEF 6962 chromosome 03, whole genome shotgun sequence DNA region contains:
- a CDS encoding dihydrolipoamide branched chain transacylase, whose product MHIGQAHLLLSTPSLSVSSANLSFGHLICKKGSQRASEQAEMFLQRGSRLLQRQLRTSQATVRVALGRKGGNGTSSIGVITTAAPATGRWFTESRRLCALKPVLLADIGEGIVECEVIQWFVEPGARVEEFSPLCEVQSDKASVEITSRFTGTVKKLYYEAGEMAKVGKPFVDIDIDIEAGEEAEVPAASAPKQEPQPQQHQQQQQQQQQQEQPPVMASKPKQKGPMATLATPAVRHLSRELGVDIADIDGSGKGGRVLKEDILKFVQGREAAASTSATSATPSSQLHHPPPPDGSAAVQTETRVPLSQTQHMMFKTMTRSLTIPHFLYADEVDFSDLVSLRGRLNKVLARSAGHDDLQPAKLSYLPFIIKAVSLALYQFPILNARVDAGTDAGDRPSVVLRSQHNIGVAMDTPQGLLVPVIKNVGALNIVAIAAELVRLQALAQAGKLTPGDMAGGTITVSNIGNIGGTYLSPVIVEREVAILGIGRMRTVPAFDENDAVVKKHVCNFSWSADHRVVDGATMARAADVVRRVVEEPDVMVMHLR is encoded by the exons ATGCACATCGGACAGGCACACCTCCTCCTCAGCACACCCAGCCTttccgtctcgtcggccaaTCTCTCTTTCGGGCACCTCATCTGCAAAAAGGGAAGCCAGCGAGCCAGCGAGCAAGCCGAGATGTTCCTACAACGAGGTTCGCGCCTACTGCAGAGGCAACTGAGGACCTCGCAGGCCACCGTCCGCGTGGCCCTCGGGCGAAagggcggcaacggcaccaGTAGTATCGGCGTCatcacgacggccgctccAGCAACAGGTCGGTGGTTTACCGAGTCGCGGAGGCTATGTGCTCTCAAGCCCGTCCTCCTGGCCGACATTGGCGAGG GCATCGTCGAATGTGAAGTCATCCAGTGGTTCGTCGAGCCCGGCGCACGGGTCGAGGAGTTCTCCCCGCTCTGCGAGGTCCAGAGCGACAAGGCCTCCGTCGAGATCACGAGCCGGTTCACGGGCACCGTCAAGAAGCTCTACTACGAGGCTGGCGAGATGGCCAAGGTCGGGAAGCCCTTTGTCGAcatcgacatcgacatcGAGGCAGGCGAGGAGGCAGAAGTCCCGGCGGCATCCGCCCCGAAGCAggagccgcagccgcagcagcatcagcagcagcagcagcagcagcagcagcaggagcagcCACCTGTGATGGCGTCCAAGCCGAAGCAGAAGGGCCCGATGGCGACGCTCGCGACACCCGCCGTTCGCCATCTGTCCAGGGAGCTGGGCGTCGACATTGCCGacatcgacggcagcggtAAGGGCGGCCGGGTGCTCAAGGAGGACATTCTCAAGTTTGTGCAGGGCCGGGAagcggcagcgtcgacgtcggcaacgtcggcgacgccgtcgtcacaACTTCACCATCCGCCACCCCCAGACGGGTCCGCGGCGGTGCAGACGGAGACGCGGGTGCCGCTCTCGCAGACGCAGCACATGATGTTCAAGACCATGACGCGCTCCCTCACGATCCCCCACTTCCTctacgccgacgaggtcgacttCTCGGACCTCGTCAGCCTTCGCGGCCGGCTGAACAAAGTTCTCGCTCGGTcggccggccacgacgacctCCAGCCGGCCAAGCTCTCGTACCTCCCCTTCATCATCAAGGCCGTCTCCCTCGCCCTCTACCAGTTTCCGATCCTCAACGcgcgcgtcgacgccggcaccgacgccggcgatCGTCCCTCTGTCGTGCTCCGATCCCAGCACAacatcggcgtcgccatggacACGCCCCAGGGCCTGCTCGTGCCGGTCATCAAGAACGTGGGCGCGCTCAACATCgtggccatcgccgccgagctcgtccggCTTCAGGCGCTCGCCCAGGCCGGCAAGCTCACGCCCGGCGACATGGCAGGCGGCACCATCACCGTCTCCAACATCGGCAACATCGGCGGCACCTACCTGAgccccgtcatcgtcgagcgCGAGGTGGCCattctcggcatcggcaggaTGCGCACCGTGCCGGCCTTTGACGAgaacgacgccgtcgtcaagaAGCACGTGTGCAACTTCAGCTGGAGCGCCGACcaccgcgtcgtcgacggcgccaccATG